From uncultured Treponema sp.:
TCGTGGTAGTTCCCGATTTTGCGCTCGTAAATCACAAAATAGTCCGGAAGATTTTCCACCGCGACTTTCGCAGAAATTTCCTCAAAGCTTGCAAGCCGTGCCTTTTTGTCCTCCGCAGAATGAAAAAAATCGTGCTCAACCGAACGGCGCGCGCTTTCCTTCCGAAAATAGAACGGTGAGATTTTCTGCTGCCTCTTGAACGCTGGAACAAAGTTCGAAGGGCTGATTCCGTAGTCAAGGCAGATGTCGCTGATTGTCCTGCCGCTAGTCTTGAGCTTCATCGTAATCTGCTCATATGAACGAATGCACGCTCTGCCCAGTGTGCCGCTTGAACTCCCGGCAGAAATAAAATTTCGACCAGCCGCAGAAATCCGCCACATCGTCAACAGAAATCTGAGCGGTCAGGTGAAGAAGAATGTAGTCAATCGCCTTGTTGATTGTCTCCCGTGGAATCATACGAAAAGATTATAGCAGAATATTTTCGATTGAAAAACAGGCTGGAACTGCTGCGGAACTATTCCATTTAGTGAAAATACGCAATTTCTGTCTGCGGAATTATTCCGTTTGCCGACCGCGCATGATTTCTGCCTTCGGAATGATTCCATTTGGTGAAAATGTGCAATTTCCGTCTGCGGAATAACTTCATTCATCGCCCAACTCATTTTCCGCTCGTGAAATTTTTGCATTGTCTGAAAAAATCTGATTTTTTTATATGAAATAATTTCATTTTTCCGAGTCTGATTTGGATGCGGTTTCCAAGATTGTGGAGTCGATTGCGGAAAAATATAAAAATAATTCAAATTTTGAACAGTAACATTTTTCTGCTATTATATAACCATTTGTTTTTCAATTTCCTGCATTTTCAAATCTTTTGTGAAAATCATTTTTACGGAAAATTTGAGCCTAGGCTATTCTATTCATAAAAAAAGAATTGTGTTATAATCTTAAAACTATGGATAAAATTTTATTTGTTGCAAATATTTCAAAAACAGCTAGTGATATTTTCAATTCACTTTCAAAAAATTATGAAATCATAATGCAAGATTTTAATAAAATAGTGCTTCCAAGCAGAGCCGCCGAAATGCAGCCAGACTTAATCGCAGTATATTCAAATGAACTTTCACATGAGGATGTGCAAGCTTATCAAGAAATAGTTACAGACGAAAAGTCAAAGAACTTCCCGATTATTTTCATCGGAAACAAATTTGACTATAA
This genomic window contains:
- a CDS encoding AraC family transcriptional regulator is translated as MIPRETINKAIDYILLHLTAQISVDDVADFCGWSKFYFCREFKRHTGQSVHSFI